From one Helicoverpa zea isolate HzStark_Cry1AcR chromosome 10, ilHelZeax1.1, whole genome shotgun sequence genomic stretch:
- the LOC124634027 gene encoding organic cation transporter protein-like: MAVTIDLDAILLELGQFGRYQIRNYCYILVVILMSAVYNTQYIFAAGDVPYRCIVPECESPPLDYEAGAWGTWALPDSGGRCERLQPLGEECAPSSFHTNETKSCQAWVYEHNNTIVSTFDLACKDWMRTLVGSIHVAGVFAALPVTAFISDTYGRRVALVITAVSPALMGVIRAFSSSYIMYLCFEFLDSFVGAGVYSTAFILALEMVGPDKRVLGGNLISSTFAMGQVVTALVAWVVPYWRTYTLVIYAPSVLFIIYYWLVEESVRWLISKGNNKEAARIIFKAAKMNRKKLSPETMRTLIDQPEEKKPAQNESETAEVDSRSILVQVIKSKRIMCRLLVCSFWWITLTFVYYGLSINSVSLAGNSYVNFILTSLVEIPGYCLSVLTLDRFGRKSSTMTAFIVCGLSLVAMPFVPESIPWLVTTLNLLGKLCISMAFSSVYIYTGELFPTQARHSLLGACSMAGRIGALVAPQTPLLMAYMEALPYLIFGVMATSAGLLMLLTPETLKAHLPDTIAQAEDMDNKKVSAE, translated from the exons ATGGCGGTTACAATAGACCTGGATGCCATACTCCTGGAGCTGGGCCAGTTCGGCCGCTACCAGATCCGCAACTACTGCTACATTCTGGTGGTGATCCTGATGAGCGCTGTCTATAACACCCAGTACATCTTCGCGGCTGGAGACGTACCTTACAG ATGCATAGTACCGGAATGCGAGTCGCCTCCCTTAGACTACGAGGCCGGTGCATGGGGTACCTGGGCCCTGCCGGACTCCGGCGGCCGCTGCGAACGCCTGCAACCCCTAGGCGAGGAGTGCGCCCCCTCCAGCTTCCACACCAATGAGACCAAGAGCTGTCAGGCCTGGGTCTACGAGCATAACAATACTATCGTCAGTACG TTCGACTTGGCGTGCAAGGACTGGATGCGCACGCTGGTGGGCTCCATCCACGTGGCGGGAGTGTTCGCCGCGCTGCCCGTCACTGCCTTCATCTCCGACAC GTACGGTCGTCGCGTGGCGCTGGTGATCACGGCGGTGTCTCCAGCACTGATGGGCGTCATCCGCGCCTTTTCCTCTTCCTACATCATGTACCTCTGCTTCGAGTTCCTCGACTCCTTCGTCGGAGCTGGCGTTTATAGCACTGCATTCATTCTTG CCCTCGAGATGGTGGGTCCCGACAAGCGCGTGCTGGGCGGCAACCTGATCTCCAGCACGTTCGCGATGGGTCAGGTGGTGACGGCGCTGGTGGCGTGGGTGGTGCCCTACTGGCGCACCTACACTCTCGTCATCTACGCGCCCTCCGTGCTCTTCATCATCTACTACTGGCTCGTCGAGGAGAGCGTGCGCTGGCTGATCAGCAAGGGAAACAATAAAGAAGCCGCCAGAATTATCTTCAAAGCTGCTAAGATGAACAGAAAGAAACTGTCGCCAGAAACAATGAGAACATTGATTGACCAGCCTGAAGAGAAGAAACCCGCCCAAAATGAATCAGAGACGGCAGAGGTGGACTCGCGGTCAATTCTAGTCCAAGTAATAAAGTCTAAGAGGATCATGTGCCGGCTGCTGGTGTGCTCGTTCTGGTGGATCACGCTGACGTTCGTGTACTACGGGCTGTCCATCAACTCGGTGTCGCTGGCAGGGAACAGCTACGTGAACTTCATCCTGACGTCGCTGGTGGAGATCCCCGGCTACTGCCTCAGCGTGCTCACGCTCGACCGCTTCGGCAGGAAGAGTTCCACCATGACTGCCTTCATCGTCTGTGGGCTGTCACTTGTAGCCATGCCTTTTGTACCGGAGT CGATACCATGGCTGGTGACGACGCTGAACCTGCTGGGCAAGTTATGCATCAGCATGGCGTTCAGCAGCGTGTACATCTACACGGGAGAGCTGTTCCCCACGCAGGCGCGGCACAGCCTGCTCGGCGCCTGCTCCATGGCCGGCCGCATCGGAGCGCTCGTCGCGCCGCAGACGCCGCTACTG ATGGCGTACATGGAGGCGCTGCCGTACCTGATCTTCGGCGTGATGGCGACGTCGGCGGGGCTGCTGATGCTGCTCACGCCGGAGACGCTCAAGGCGCACCTGCCCGATACCATCGCGCAGGCCGAGGACATGGACAACAAGAAAGTCTCTGCCGAGTAG
- the LOC124633861 gene encoding organic cation transporter protein-like — MPDQLQPKIDLDEILRELGQFGRYQLCVFCYLCVAIIFTSIYNCQYVFNAGSVAYRCRVPACESTPEKFDPNGWGKFALPSTGYDCWQKVPIGSTCEPQSFSNKTRRCYSWVYENHYTIVPEYDLGCQEWKRTLVGTIHNVGVFIAIPFTAVISDKFGRRLALIGTAVAPALVGVVRAFCHNYYLYLVLELLEAFVGNGTYSTAFIMALEVVSLKKRVIGGNVIQCTFAMGQVIAALCAWAIPYWRTYTIVIFAPSFLFIFYCFFVEESVRWLIAKGRRDEAIRIIFKIARYNRVTLLPETLMLLTSTPRLHTVSNNPRPSAFPEPEPEQPSLLRQVLRSKTILGRMAVVSFWWISVTMIYYGLSINSVSLMGNKYKNYILTSLVEIPGSLLGFATLDRFGRKASLMTSFFVCGTSLLMLPATADPTLIMLLTLVGKMMISLIFCGIYIYTVELFPTQARHMLMGFCSMTGRIGSMAAPQTPLLVDAVHEVTAVHLVRDDGGHGGAADAAHAGDAAPQAARHHRAGGAAQRGRAREEHPEPMNPNILISIPTSSDI, encoded by the exons ATGCCCGACCAGCTGCAACCCAAGATAGACCTAGACGAGATACTGCGGGAGCTGGGCCAGTTCGGACGATACCAGTTGTGCGTGTTCTGTTACCTGTGCGTCGCCATCATCTTCACCAGTATATACAACTGCCAATACGTGTTCAATGCAGGCAGCGTCGCATACAG GTGTAGAGTGCCAGCATGCGAGTCTACACCAGAGAAATTCGACCCTAACGGTTGGGGAAAGTTTGCATTGCCATCGACGGGGTACGACTGCTGGCAGAAGGTGCCCATCGGGTCCACTTGCGAGCCCCAGAGCTTCTCCAACAAGACCCGCCGCTGCTACTCCTGGGTTTACGAGAATCATTATACAATCGTTCCTGAG TATGACCTGGGGTGCCAGGAGTGGAAGCGCACGCTGGTGGGCACCATACACAACGTCGGCGTGTTCATCGCCATTCCCTTCACCGCGGTTATCTCAGATAA GTTTGGTCGTCGTCTGGCGCTGATCGGCACGGCGGTGGCGCCGGCGCTGGTGGGGGTGGTCCGAGCCTTTTGTCACAACTACTACCTGTACCTGGTGCTGGAGCTCCTCGAGGCGTTCGTCGGGAATGGCACTTACAGCACGGCTTTCATTATGG CATTAGAAGTAGTAAGTCTTAAGAAGAGAGTGATAGGCGGCAACGTGATTCAGTGCACGTTCGCGATGGGGCAGGTGATCGCCGCGCTGTGCGCCTGGGCCATCCCCTACTGGCGGACGTACACCATCGTCATCTTCGCTCCCTCCTTCTTGTTCATATTCTACTGCTTCTTCGTAGAGGAGAGTGTACGCTGGCTCATAGCCAAGGGACGCAGAGATGAAGCGATAagaatcattttcaaaattgcgCGGTACAACCGCGTGACGCTCTTACCGGAAACACTAATGTTACTAACCAGTACACCGAGGTTACACACTGTAAGCAACAACCCGCGACCGAGTGCGTTCCCCGAGCCGGAGCCGGAGCAGCCGTCGCTGCTGAGGCAGGTGCTGAGGTCCAAGACCATCCTGGGCCGCATGGCCGTGGTATCGTTCTGGTGGATTTCCGTGACCATGATCTACTACGGGCTGTCCATTAACTCCGTGTCTCTGATGGGCAACAAGTACAAGAACTACATACTGACGTCACTCGTGGAGATTCCCGGCTCATTGCTCGGCTTCGCAACACTTGACCGATTTGGAAGAAAGGCTTCTCTTATGACAAGTTTTTTTGTGTGCGGCACATCACTTCTCATGCTACCTGCCACAGCTGACC CAACGTTGATAATGTTGCTGACGCTGGTGGGCAAGATGATGATCAGCCTGATCTTCTGCGGCATCTACATCTACACGGTGGAGCTGTTCCCGACGCAGGCGCGCCACATGCTGATGGGCTTCTGCTCCATGACGGGCCGCATCGGCTCCATGGCCGCGCCGCAGACGCCTCTGTTGGTTG ATGCTGTACATGAAGTCACTGCCGTACATCTTGTTCGGGACGATGGCGGGCACGGCGGGGCTGCTGATGCTGCTCACGCCGGAGACGCTGCACCTCAAGCTGCCCGACACCATCGCGCAGGCGGAGCAGCTCAGCGTGGCCGTGCGAGGGAGGAACACCCCGAGCCCATGAACCCAAACATATTAATAAGCATTCCAACATCAAGTGACATTTGA